A genomic segment from Pseudomonas mendocina encodes:
- the urtA gene encoding urea ABC transporter substrate-binding protein, translating into MQRRSLIKAFTLSASIAAMGLSWSIQAAETIKVGVLHSLSGTMAISETSLKDMALMTIDEINAKGGVLGKQLEAVVVDPASNWPLFAERGRQLLTQDKVAVTFGCWTSVSRKSVLPVYEELNGLLFYPVQYEGEEMSPNVFYTGAAPNQQAIPAVEYLLSEDGGGAKRFFLLGTDYVYPRTTNKILRAFLHSKGIADKDIEEVYTPFGHSDYQTIVANIKKFSAGGKTAVVSTVNGDSNVPFYKELANQGLEATEVPVVAFSVGEEELRGIDTKPLVGHLAAWNYFQSVENPVNEKFVADWKAYAKAKKLPNADTVVTNDPMEATYVGIHMWAQAVEKAGTTDVDKVREAMAGQEFAAPSGFTLKMDEKNHHLHKPVMIGEIQDDGQFSVVWETEGPIRAQPWSPYIEGNNKKADTPVKSN; encoded by the coding sequence ATGCAACGTCGCAGCCTGATCAAGGCCTTTACCCTTTCCGCTTCCATCGCCGCCATGGGCCTGTCCTGGTCCATCCAGGCCGCCGAGACCATCAAGGTCGGCGTCCTGCACTCGCTGTCCGGCACCATGGCCATTTCCGAAACCTCGCTGAAAGACATGGCGCTGATGACCATCGACGAGATCAACGCCAAGGGCGGTGTACTCGGTAAGCAGCTCGAAGCGGTGGTGGTCGACCCGGCATCGAACTGGCCGCTGTTCGCCGAGCGTGGCCGTCAATTGCTGACCCAGGACAAGGTCGCCGTGACCTTCGGCTGCTGGACCAGCGTGTCGCGTAAATCGGTACTGCCGGTCTACGAGGAGCTCAACGGCCTGCTGTTCTACCCGGTGCAGTACGAAGGCGAAGAGATGTCGCCGAACGTCTTCTACACCGGTGCGGCGCCAAACCAGCAGGCCATCCCGGCAGTGGAATACCTGCTCAGCGAAGACGGCGGCGGCGCCAAGCGCTTCTTCCTGCTCGGCACCGATTACGTCTACCCGCGCACCACCAACAAGATCCTGCGCGCCTTCCTACACAGCAAGGGCATCGCCGACAAGGACATCGAAGAGGTCTACACGCCGTTCGGTCACAGCGACTATCAAACCATCGTCGCCAACATCAAGAAGTTCTCCGCGGGCGGCAAGACTGCCGTGGTTTCCACTGTGAACGGCGACTCCAACGTGCCGTTCTACAAGGAGCTGGCCAATCAGGGCCTGGAAGCCACCGAAGTGCCGGTGGTGGCCTTCTCCGTGGGTGAAGAAGAACTGCGCGGCATCGACACCAAGCCGCTGGTCGGCCACCTGGCGGCCTGGAACTACTTCCAGTCCGTGGAAAATCCGGTCAACGAGAAGTTCGTCGCCGACTGGAAAGCCTACGCCAAGGCCAAGAAGCTGCCGAACGCCGACACCGTGGTGACCAACGACCCGATGGAAGCCACTTACGTGGGCATCCACATGTGGGCGCAGGCCGTCGAGAAGGCCGGCACCACCGACGTCGACAAGGTGCGCGAAGCCATGGCCGGCCAGGAGTTCGCGGCGCCGAGCGGCTTCACCCTGAAGATGGACGAGAAGAACCACCACCTGCACAAGCCGGTAATGATCGGCGAGATTCAGGATGACGGTCAGTTCTCCGTGGTCTGGGAAACCGAAGGTCCGATCCGCGCCCAGCCGTGGAGCCCGTACATCGAAGGCAACAACAAGAAAGCCGATACCCCGGTTAAGTCGAACTAA
- the ureA gene encoding urease subunit gamma: MDLSPREKDKLLIFTAGLVAERRLARGVKLNYPEAMAYISAALLEGARDGQTVAELMHFGTTLLSRDQVMEGIPEMIPEIQIEATFPDGTKLVTVHQPIA, translated from the coding sequence ATGGATCTGAGTCCACGCGAGAAAGACAAGCTGCTGATCTTCACCGCCGGCCTGGTGGCCGAGCGCCGCCTGGCGCGCGGGGTCAAGCTGAACTACCCGGAAGCCATGGCCTATATCTCCGCAGCCCTGCTCGAAGGCGCGCGCGACGGCCAAACGGTGGCCGAGCTGATGCACTTCGGCACCACCCTGCTGAGCCGCGATCAGGTCATGGAGGGCATACCGGAAATGATCCCGGAGATCCAGATCGAAGCCACCTTCCCTGACGGCACCAAGCTGGTGACCGTCCATCAGCCGATCGCTTAA
- the urtB gene encoding urea ABC transporter permease subunit UrtB, with protein sequence MPTALTRILLSLLLLLPLATQAGEADDFVAANASKQAKLLQDWAAAPSPERMPLLQALQQGRVGSDADKRAFIEQDGTWQAADGTAEANGTPRKLRLNNRLRGLTTFAVASHQLLDHDAAVRLAAAKQLQRNTPPALLPLLESRLSMEADESVRDAITLAMANLQLEASDPAVRLAAVERLGKTGDPLARTRLQSLLDGEESDATVRAAAEQSLAQVKNKLLIGELLGQAFSGLSLGSILLLAALGLAITFGLLGVINMAHGEMLMLGAYTTYVVQLAFQKLAPGYLALYPLAALPIAFVVTACIGMALERTVIRHLYGRPLETLLATWGISLILIQLVRVTFGAQNVEVANPAWLSGGMQVLPNLVLPYNRIVIIGFALFVVLLTWLLLNKTRLGLNVRAVTQNRNMAACCGVPTGRVDMMAFGLGSGIAGLGGVALSQIGNVGPDLGQSYIIDSFLVVVLGGVGQLAGSVLAAFGLGVVNKFLEPQIGAVLGKILILALIILFIQKRPQGLFTLKGRVID encoded by the coding sequence ATGCCCACTGCCCTTACCCGAATTCTCCTGAGCCTGCTGCTGTTGCTGCCATTGGCGACGCAGGCTGGCGAAGCCGACGATTTCGTCGCTGCCAACGCCAGCAAGCAGGCCAAACTGCTGCAGGACTGGGCCGCCGCGCCCAGCCCCGAACGCATGCCACTGCTGCAAGCCCTGCAGCAGGGCCGCGTCGGCAGCGATGCCGACAAACGTGCCTTCATCGAACAGGACGGCACCTGGCAAGCCGCTGATGGCACTGCCGAAGCCAACGGCACGCCACGCAAACTGCGCCTGAACAATCGCCTGCGCGGCTTGACCACCTTCGCCGTGGCCAGCCATCAATTGCTCGATCACGACGCCGCCGTACGCCTCGCTGCCGCCAAGCAACTGCAACGCAACACGCCGCCAGCGTTGCTGCCCTTGCTGGAAAGCCGCCTGAGCATGGAAGCCGACGAGAGCGTGCGCGACGCCATTACTCTGGCCATGGCCAATCTGCAGCTGGAGGCCAGCGACCCAGCCGTACGCCTGGCTGCCGTGGAGCGTCTGGGCAAGACCGGCGACCCGCTGGCCCGCACGCGCCTGCAAAGCCTGCTCGATGGCGAAGAAAGCGATGCCACCGTACGCGCCGCTGCCGAGCAGAGCCTGGCCCAGGTGAAGAACAAACTGCTGATCGGCGAACTGCTCGGCCAGGCCTTCAGTGGCCTGTCGCTCGGATCGATCCTGCTGCTCGCCGCCCTCGGCCTGGCCATCACCTTCGGCCTGCTCGGGGTGATCAACATGGCCCACGGCGAGATGCTGATGCTCGGCGCCTACACCACCTATGTGGTGCAGCTGGCATTCCAGAAGCTAGCGCCCGGCTATCTCGCCCTCTATCCGCTGGCCGCCCTGCCAATCGCCTTTGTGGTCACCGCCTGCATAGGCATGGCCCTGGAGCGCACGGTAATCCGCCACCTCTACGGCCGGCCGCTGGAAACCCTGCTGGCCACCTGGGGCATCAGCCTGATCCTGATTCAACTGGTACGCGTCACCTTCGGCGCACAGAACGTCGAAGTGGCCAACCCGGCCTGGTTGTCCGGCGGCATGCAGGTGCTGCCCAACCTGGTACTGCCCTACAACCGCATCGTCATCATCGGTTTCGCCTTGTTCGTCGTGCTGCTGACCTGGCTGCTGCTGAACAAGACGCGCCTGGGTCTGAACGTGCGCGCGGTGACGCAGAATCGCAACATGGCCGCCTGCTGCGGCGTGCCCACCGGGCGCGTGGACATGATGGCCTTCGGTCTCGGCTCGGGCATCGCCGGCCTCGGCGGCGTGGCCCTGAGCCAGATCGGCAACGTCGGCCCGGACCTCGGTCAGAGCTACATCATCGACTCCTTCCTGGTGGTGGTACTCGGCGGCGTCGGCCAACTGGCCGGTAGCGTGCTGGCCGCCTTCGGCCTGGGCGTGGTGAACAAATTCCTCGAGCCGCAGATCGGTGCCGTACTCGGCAAGATCCTCATCCTCGCGCTGATCATTCTGTTCATCCAGAAACGCCCGCAAGGCCTCTTCACTCTCAAAGGACGGGTGATCGACTGA
- the urtC gene encoding urea ABC transporter permease subunit UrtC: MTMPLNQTLLARASAKLGPQVSLAIGLLVLAVLLAMPLLHLLPADHALHVSAYSLTLVGKILCYAIVALALDLVWGYAGMLSLGHGLFFALGGYAMGMYLMRQSAGDGLPAFMSFLAWSELPWYWYGTSNFLWAMCLVVLAPGLLALVFGFFAFRSRIKGVYFSIMTQALTFAGMLLFFRNETGFGGNNGFTGFTRILGFDITAQSTRAALFFATVVLLVGSLYLGFRLARSKFGRVLTALRDAENRLMFCGYDPRGYKLFIWVLSAVLCGLAGALYVPQVGIINPSEMAPTQSIEAAVWVALGGRGTLIGPLLGAGLVNGMKSWFTVAFPEYWLFALGALFIVVTLYLPRGVVGLLRKEKDQ, encoded by the coding sequence ATGACCATGCCACTCAATCAAACGTTGCTGGCCCGCGCCAGCGCCAAGCTCGGCCCGCAGGTTTCGCTGGCCATCGGCCTGCTGGTGCTGGCCGTGCTGCTGGCCATGCCGCTGCTGCACCTGTTGCCGGCCGACCATGCTCTGCACGTCTCGGCCTATTCGCTGACCCTGGTGGGCAAGATCCTCTGCTACGCCATCGTCGCCCTGGCGCTGGATCTGGTCTGGGGCTACGCCGGCATGCTGTCGCTGGGCCACGGCCTGTTCTTCGCCCTCGGCGGCTACGCCATGGGCATGTACCTGATGCGCCAGAGCGCAGGTGACGGCCTACCGGCCTTCATGAGCTTCCTCGCCTGGAGCGAATTGCCCTGGTACTGGTACGGCACCTCCAACTTCCTCTGGGCGATGTGCCTGGTGGTGCTGGCGCCCGGCCTGTTGGCGCTGGTGTTTGGCTTCTTCGCCTTCCGCTCGCGGATCAAGGGTGTGTACTTCTCGATCATGACCCAGGCGCTGACTTTCGCCGGCATGCTCCTGTTCTTCCGCAACGAAACCGGCTTCGGCGGCAACAACGGCTTTACCGGCTTCACCCGCATCCTCGGCTTCGACATCACCGCGCAGAGCACTCGCGCGGCTCTGTTCTTCGCCACCGTGGTGCTGCTGGTGGGCAGCCTGTACCTGGGCTTTCGCCTGGCACGCAGCAAGTTCGGCCGGGTGCTCACCGCCCTGCGTGACGCCGAGAACCGCCTGATGTTCTGCGGCTACGATCCGCGCGGCTACAAGCTGTTCATCTGGGTCTTGAGCGCGGTGCTATGCGGCCTGGCCGGCGCGCTGTACGTACCGCAGGTGGGCATCATCAACCCCAGCGAAATGGCACCGACGCAGTCCATCGAAGCCGCCGTGTGGGTCGCCCTGGGCGGTCGCGGCACGCTGATCGGCCCGCTGCTTGGCGCCGGCCTGGTCAACGGCATGAAGAGCTGGTTCACCGTGGCCTTCCCGGAATACTGGCTGTTCGCCCTGGGTGCGCTATTCATCGTCGTCACCCTGTATCTACCGCGTGGCGTGGTGGGCTTGCTGCGCAAGGAGAAGGATCAATGA
- the urtD gene encoding urea ABC transporter ATP-binding protein UrtD, translating to MKATPVPETMLEAAFDPTGLALDTGKNVGKGVNVRHGTILTLEDINVSFDGFKALTNLTLYIGVGELRCIIGPNGAGKTTMMDVITGKTRPDNGVAYFGEQYDLTTMSEVQIAQAGIGRKFQKPTVFEALTVFENLELAQKTNKSVWASLRARLSGEQKDRIEEVLTTIRLEASRNRPAGLLSHGQKQFLEIGMLLMQEPHLLLLDEPVAGMTDAETEFTAELFKSLARKHSLMVVEHDMGFVGSIADHVTVLHQGSVLAEGSLEQVQNDERVIEVYLGR from the coding sequence ATGAAAGCCACTCCGGTACCTGAAACCATGCTCGAAGCCGCTTTCGACCCCACCGGCCTGGCGCTGGACACCGGCAAGAACGTCGGCAAGGGCGTCAACGTCCGCCACGGCACCATCCTCACCCTGGAAGACATCAACGTCAGCTTCGATGGCTTCAAGGCGCTGACCAACTTGACCCTGTACATCGGCGTCGGTGAGCTGCGCTGCATCATCGGCCCGAACGGCGCCGGTAAAACCACAATGATGGACGTGATCACCGGCAAGACCCGCCCGGACAACGGCGTGGCCTACTTCGGCGAGCAGTACGACCTCACCACCATGAGCGAAGTGCAGATCGCCCAGGCCGGCATCGGCCGCAAATTCCAGAAGCCGACGGTGTTCGAAGCACTGACGGTGTTCGAAAACCTGGAACTGGCGCAGAAGACCAACAAGTCGGTATGGGCAAGCCTGCGCGCCCGGCTCAGTGGCGAGCAGAAGGATCGCATCGAGGAGGTGCTGACCACCATCCGCCTGGAAGCTTCGCGCAACCGTCCGGCTGGCCTGCTCTCCCATGGCCAGAAGCAGTTCCTCGAGATCGGCATGCTGCTGATGCAGGAGCCGCATCTGCTGCTGCTCGACGAACCGGTGGCAGGCATGACCGATGCCGAGACCGAGTTCACCGCCGAACTGTTCAAGTCGTTGGCGCGCAAGCACTCGCTGATGGTGGTCGAGCACGACATGGGCTTCGTCGGCTCCATCGCCGACCACGTCACCGTGCTGCACCAGGGCAGCGTGCTGGCCGAAGGCTCGCTGGAGCAGGTACAGAACGACGAGCGGGTGATCGAGGTTTATCTGGGTCGCTAA
- a CDS encoding GntR family transcriptional regulator, protein MPRATERPQSLAERIYAQLKDDIFEFRLMPGERFSEGQVAERMAASRTPVRQALHRLQREGFLDVHFRSGWQVRPLDFVQFDELYELRIVLELDAVRRLCQRPKDEHPPALQDLARTWMVRKNEQLQDGSAVSQLDEAFHCQLLEAAGNREMARVHRDVSEKIRILRRLDFTQARRIDLTYAEHQRILEAILTRRSEEAQQLLKGHIEVSKAEVHSITLHRLYGARQRVEQMPEQPGHDLHA, encoded by the coding sequence ATGCCACGTGCCACTGAGCGCCCGCAAAGCCTGGCCGAGCGCATCTACGCGCAGCTCAAGGACGATATCTTCGAGTTCCGCCTGATGCCCGGTGAACGCTTCTCCGAAGGCCAGGTCGCCGAGCGCATGGCAGCCAGCCGCACGCCAGTGCGCCAGGCGCTACATCGCCTGCAACGCGAGGGTTTTCTCGACGTGCACTTTCGCAGCGGCTGGCAGGTTCGCCCACTGGATTTCGTGCAATTCGATGAATTGTACGAGCTGCGCATCGTCCTCGAACTCGACGCCGTACGCCGACTTTGCCAGCGCCCCAAGGACGAACATCCGCCTGCACTGCAGGATCTTGCGCGCACCTGGATGGTGCGAAAGAACGAGCAACTGCAAGACGGCAGCGCTGTCTCGCAACTCGATGAAGCCTTTCATTGCCAGTTGCTGGAAGCCGCCGGCAATCGCGAAATGGCCAGAGTGCACCGCGATGTCAGCGAGAAGATCCGCATTCTAAGGCGGCTGGATTTCACTCAGGCCCGACGCATCGACCTGACCTATGCCGAACATCAGCGAATTCTCGAGGCAATCCTGACTCGTCGCTCAGAAGAGGCACAGCAATTGCTCAAGGGCCATATAGAGGTCAGCAAGGCAGAGGTGCATTCCATCACCTTGCACAGGCTGTACGGCGCTCGTCAGCGCGTAGAGCAGATGCCGGAGCAACCGGGCCATGACCTTCACGCATGA
- a CDS encoding GNAT family N-acetyltransferase, with protein sequence MSYSIVDASEADLPGILAIYNDAVQHTTAIWNETLVDLANRRAWLAERTAAGFPVLVAHDAVGEVAGYASYGTWRTIEGFRQTVEHSVYVRAGQRGQGLGPALMQALIERARAANLHVMVAAIESENAASIRLHQRLGFVTTGQMPQVGRKFGRWLDLTFMQLILE encoded by the coding sequence ATGAGCTATTCGATCGTTGATGCGAGCGAAGCTGATCTGCCGGGCATCCTCGCCATCTACAACGACGCGGTGCAGCACACCACGGCGATCTGGAACGAGACCCTGGTGGATCTCGCCAACCGCCGCGCATGGCTGGCGGAGCGCACTGCAGCGGGTTTTCCCGTACTGGTCGCACATGACGCTGTCGGCGAGGTAGCCGGCTACGCCAGCTACGGCACCTGGCGCACCATCGAAGGCTTTCGTCAGACCGTCGAGCATTCGGTCTACGTACGCGCCGGCCAACGCGGCCAGGGCCTGGGTCCGGCGCTGATGCAGGCACTGATCGAGCGCGCCCGCGCCGCCAACCTGCACGTCATGGTCGCCGCCATCGAGTCAGAGAACGCCGCCTCGATCCGCCTGCACCAGCGCCTCGGCTTCGTCACCACCGGACAGATGCCTCAGGTCGGCCGCAAGTTCGGCCGCTGGCTGGATCTGACTTTCATGCAACTGATTCTGGAGTGA
- the urtE gene encoding urea ABC transporter ATP-binding subunit UrtE encodes MLQVQKLHQYYGGSHILRGLSFDVKVGEVTCLLGRNGVGKTTLLKCLMGLIPAKDGSVQWEGKAITGFKPHQRVHAGIAYVPQGREIFGRLTVEENLLMGLSRFPGSQAKSVPEFIYELFPVLREMKHRRGGDLSGGQQQQLAIGRALASQPRLLILDEPTEGIQPSVIKEIGAVIKKLAAQGDMAILLVEQFYDFAAELADQYLVMSRGEIVQQGRGEDMEAEGVRGLVAI; translated from the coding sequence ATGCTCCAAGTCCAAAAACTCCACCAATATTACGGCGGCAGCCACATCCTCCGTGGCCTGTCGTTCGACGTGAAGGTCGGCGAGGTCACCTGCCTGCTCGGCCGTAACGGCGTGGGCAAGACCACCCTGCTCAAATGTCTTATGGGCCTGATTCCGGCCAAGGACGGCAGCGTGCAATGGGAAGGTAAGGCAATCACCGGCTTCAAACCACACCAGCGGGTGCACGCTGGTATCGCTTACGTGCCGCAGGGCCGCGAAATCTTCGGCCGCCTGACGGTGGAAGAGAACCTGCTGATGGGCCTGTCACGCTTCCCCGGCAGCCAGGCCAAGTCCGTGCCGGAATTCATCTACGAGCTGTTCCCGGTACTGCGCGAGATGAAGCATCGCCGTGGCGGCGACCTCTCCGGCGGCCAGCAGCAACAGTTGGCCATCGGCCGCGCGCTGGCCAGCCAGCCACGCCTGTTGATCCTCGACGAGCCCACCGAAGGCATCCAGCCCTCGGTGATCAAGGAGATCGGCGCGGTGATCAAGAAGCTCGCCGCTCAAGGCGACATGGCCATCCTGCTGGTCGAGCAGTTCTACGACTTCGCCGCCGAACTGGCCGACCAGTACTTGGTGATGAGCCGTGGCGAGATCGTCCAGCAGGGCCGTGGCGAGGACATGGAAGCCGAAGGCGTGCGCGGGCTTGTAGCCATCTGA
- a CDS encoding urease subunit beta: protein MIPGQYQIADGDIELNAGRRTLTLSVANSGDRPIQVGSHFHFFETNDALLFDRAITRGMRLNIPAGTAVRFEPGQSREVELVDLAGARRVFGFAGRVMGHLD from the coding sequence ATGATTCCCGGCCAATACCAGATTGCCGACGGCGACATCGAGCTCAATGCCGGTCGCCGCACCTTGACCCTTTCCGTGGCCAACAGTGGCGACCGGCCTATCCAGGTCGGCTCGCACTTCCACTTCTTCGAAACCAATGACGCGCTGCTGTTCGACCGCGCCATTACTCGCGGTATGCGCCTGAATATCCCGGCCGGCACCGCCGTGCGCTTCGAGCCGGGACAGAGCCGTGAGGTGGAACTGGTCGATCTGGCCGGCGCACGCCGGGTGTTCGGCTTCGCCGGCCGAGTGATGGGCCACCTGGATTGA